One window of Caldisericum exile AZM16c01 genomic DNA carries:
- a CDS encoding DUF2202 domain-containing protein codes for MKKTLLAIGSIILAIGIIFTGCSSANLGSIGSVTNNPTDNPTQVVVSPSTTTTSDLANIEKDGLLYMVEEEKLARDVYGYLYNLWGLTTFKNIQSAEQTHMDEVLSLIDKYGLTAPSTLDEPGVFTDPHLQELYKTLTEQGSKSLVDALKVGALIEETDIIDLKLISKLILTTQITMI; via the coding sequence ATGAAAAAAACATTATTAGCAATTGGTTCAATAATATTAGCAATTGGAATTATATTTACAGGTTGTAGCAGCGCAAATTTGGGTAGTATAGGTTCTGTAACTAATAATCCTACAGATAACCCAACACAGGTTGTAGTTTCACCTTCAACAACTACAACTTCTGACCTTGCAAATATTGAAAAAGACGGACTTCTTTACATGGTTGAAGAGGAGAAACTTGCAAGGGATGTTTACGGATACCTATATAACCTTTGGGGATTAACCACATTTAAGAACATCCAAAGTGCAGAACAAACACATATGGATGAAGTTTTAAGCTTAATTGATAAGTACGGACTTACAGCACCATCTACACTTGATGAGCCCGGCGTATTTACCGACCCGCATTTACAGGAGTTATACAAGACTTTAACTGAGCAAGGTTCAAAATCTCTTGTTGATGCACTTAAAGTTGGTGCACTTATTGAAGAAACTGATATTATTGATCTCAAATTGATCTCAAAACTTATATTAACAACACAAATAACAATGATATGA
- a CDS encoding DUF2202 domain-containing protein has translation MKTVYTNLMKGSENHLRAFVSQLSANGVKYAPVLLTTDEYNSIINGTTGKGKVSNQGGH, from the coding sequence ATGAAGACTGTCTATACAAACCTCATGAAAGGTTCTGAGAATCACCTAAGGGCTTTTGTAAGTCAGTTATCTGCAAATGGTGTTAAATATGCCCCTGTCTTACTTACAACAGATGAATATAATTCAATAATAAATGGAACAACAGGAAAAGGCAAAGTTAGTAATCAAGGAGGACATTAA
- a CDS encoding DUF4405 domain-containing protein has product MNEKRRVLNINMLIVKIKGIISTLIFLLFVPVAFSGIGLYFAPSGREARLTNWTFLGFSKDALETMHSIPGLIFSALIVIHLLLNFRIYKNEIICLLRTK; this is encoded by the coding sequence ATGAACGAAAAGAGAAGGGTACTCAACATCAATATGTTGATTGTAAAGATTAAAGGAATAATTTCAACTTTAATCTTCCTTCTCTTTGTTCCTGTCGCTTTCTCTGGCATCGGTCTTTATTTTGCACCATCTGGAAGAGAAGCACGCTTAACTAACTGGACATTTTTAGGTTTCTCAAAAGACGCCCTTGAGACAATGCACTCCATTCCTGGTTTAATATTTTCGGCGTTAATTGTAATTCATCTTTTACTGAATTTTCGGATTTACAAAAATGAAATCATTTGCTTATTAAGGACAAAGTGA
- a CDS encoding YHS domain-containing protein encodes MKHIDPVCGMIVKEETAKVTFEYNGKTYYFCSDFCFEEFKKNPEKYLKEGPDKNAMNKMEKQGM; translated from the coding sequence ATGAAACACATCGATCCTGTTTGTGGGATGATTGTAAAAGAAGAAACGGCCAAAGTAACTTTTGAATACAACGGCAAAACTTATTACTTTTGTAGTGATTTTTGTTTTGAAGAGTTTAAGAAAAATCCTGAAAAGTACCTTAAAGAAGGTCCTGACAAAAACGCAATGAATAAAATGGAAAAACAAGGAATGTAA
- a CDS encoding heavy metal translocating P-type ATPase, with protein sequence MVKTKTLEVKGMHCASCAVNVKKAIEGSEGVIDVNVNIATNKATISYDPSKVNFEEIFKNVEKIGYSLSAEMEKQDSDYKRAKIKIILSSILMVPSFVLMVLDMTHLLMFQRMIYVNLILSAVMVYGIGFEVQRRALKGLFHNALNMDLLIFLGTTAAFFTGILNLIGINVADFSYVGAMIMFFHLLGKYLEELAKGNASKAIKSLLDLSAKKAHIIVDDTEIEVNIEELDVDDVMVIRPFEKIPTDGVIIEGSSSIDESMVTGEPLPVDKSVGDEVIGGTINENGFIKVKVTKVGKDTFLAKLIDLVEQAQGSKVPIQAFADKITAYFVPTVVIIATVTFSFWYLFPQLAKSVSLHLSTLLPWINPTLNRLSAAIFASVATLVIACPCALGLATPVALMVGSGVGAKNGILIRNGAVIQTAKDIDTVIFDKTGTLTYGKPKLADVLEIEKGGLDTLVSIEKLSSHPIARAFQDIKTNNSYNIEEFRETSGVGISAKVNGLSFTAKKISKIENKNEEILDTIKTFEEKGETVLGLFKEEKLVGIFGIEDTIKETAKKTINTLKTMGFEIIMITGDNKNVASNVAEMLGIKRFYAEVLPEDKIKIVRELQDEGRKVAFVGDGVNDAPALKQADVGIAMGTGTDIAIEAGDIVLVKGNIENVVKAIELSRETFKKIKQNLFWALFYNVIAIPIAAMGLLHPAIAEIAMAFSSINVITNSLRLNKLKL encoded by the coding sequence TTGGTTAAAACGAAAACCCTTGAAGTGAAAGGAATGCACTGTGCCTCGTGTGCGGTGAATGTAAAAAAAGCGATTGAAGGATCAGAAGGTGTCATTGATGTAAATGTAAACATTGCAACAAACAAAGCAACTATCTCATATGACCCTTCAAAAGTTAACTTCGAAGAAATCTTCAAGAATGTCGAAAAAATTGGTTATTCTCTCAGTGCTGAAATGGAGAAACAAGATAGCGACTACAAGAGAGCAAAAATTAAGATTATTTTGTCAAGTATATTAATGGTTCCCTCTTTTGTGCTAATGGTTCTTGATATGACCCACCTTCTAATGTTTCAAAGGATGATATATGTTAACTTGATCCTCTCGGCAGTAATGGTTTATGGCATCGGATTTGAAGTCCAAAGGAGAGCCTTAAAAGGATTATTTCATAATGCTTTAAACATGGATCTTCTAATTTTTCTCGGCACAACTGCGGCATTCTTTACGGGTATTTTAAATCTTATAGGAATAAATGTTGCAGACTTCTCCTATGTAGGTGCAATGATAATGTTCTTCCATCTGTTAGGAAAATACCTTGAAGAACTAGCAAAAGGAAATGCTTCTAAAGCAATCAAGAGTCTATTAGACCTCAGCGCAAAGAAGGCACATATTATAGTGGACGATACAGAAATCGAAGTTAACATTGAAGAGTTAGATGTGGATGACGTAATGGTGATAAGGCCTTTTGAAAAAATCCCCACAGATGGAGTTATAATAGAAGGTTCATCATCAATTGATGAATCTATGGTCACAGGTGAACCCCTTCCAGTTGATAAAAGTGTAGGTGACGAAGTAATTGGAGGAACTATAAACGAAAATGGTTTTATAAAAGTTAAGGTAACCAAAGTTGGAAAAGATACATTCTTAGCAAAACTAATTGACCTTGTTGAACAAGCACAGGGGAGCAAGGTGCCAATTCAGGCTTTTGCCGACAAAATAACTGCTTACTTCGTCCCAACAGTTGTTATTATTGCTACCGTTACTTTCAGTTTCTGGTATTTATTTCCTCAATTGGCAAAGAGCGTTTCATTGCATCTTTCGACCTTATTACCATGGATTAATCCAACACTCAACAGGTTAAGTGCAGCAATTTTTGCATCTGTTGCAACGCTTGTAATTGCCTGTCCATGTGCTCTTGGACTTGCAACACCTGTTGCATTGATGGTAGGAAGTGGAGTTGGTGCAAAAAATGGAATCCTTATTAGAAATGGGGCTGTAATTCAAACTGCCAAGGATATAGATACGGTTATATTTGATAAAACTGGCACTTTGACGTATGGAAAACCAAAACTTGCGGATGTTTTAGAGATAGAAAAAGGGGGTCTTGACACTTTAGTGTCAATTGAAAAGCTTTCCAGCCACCCAATAGCAAGGGCATTCCAAGATATTAAAACAAACAATTCCTACAACATTGAAGAATTTAGAGAAACAAGTGGAGTAGGCATTTCTGCAAAGGTAAATGGATTGAGTTTCACTGCAAAGAAAATTAGTAAAATAGAAAACAAGAATGAAGAAATTTTGGATACTATTAAAACTTTTGAGGAAAAGGGTGAAACTGTTTTAGGACTTTTTAAAGAAGAAAAACTTGTGGGTATCTTTGGAATAGAAGATACGATAAAAGAAACTGCAAAAAAAACGATTAATACACTTAAAACAATGGGCTTCGAAATCATTATGATTACAGGCGATAATAAAAATGTAGCATCAAATGTGGCAGAAATGCTTGGAATTAAAAGGTTTTATGCAGAGGTTCTTCCAGAAGACAAAATCAAAATTGTTAGAGAACTACAAGATGAAGGTAGAAAAGTTGCCTTTGTTGGAGATGGAGTAAATGATGCACCTGCCTTAAAGCAAGCGGATGTTGGAATAGCAATGGGGACAGGCACTGACATAGCAATCGAAGCAGGAGATATTGTGCTTGTTAAAGGAAACATTGAAAATGTGGTTAAGGCAATAGAACTTTCAAGAGAGACATTTAAAAAAATTAAACAAAATTTATTCTGGGCATTGTTCTACAATGTTATTGCAATACCAATTGCTGCGATGGGATTACTACACCCAGCAATTGCCGAAATCGCAATGGCATTTAGTTCAATAAATGTGATAACAAACTCTTTAAGACTTAATAAATTAAAACTTTAG
- a CDS encoding metal-sensing transcriptional repressor — MKNDKHVCDLEMDSKIVHSPKHKDTLKLIKIAEGHLVGIEKMIESDRYCIDISKQILALIAILKKANTEILKRHLETCVKSAAKGENFDEKIKELESIIEYLSKGRD; from the coding sequence ATGAAAAATGATAAACACGTTTGTGATTTAGAAATGGATTCAAAAATTGTCCATTCACCAAAGCACAAAGACACCTTAAAACTAATTAAAATTGCTGAGGGACACCTTGTTGGAATTGAAAAAATGATCGAAAGTGACAGATACTGCATAGACATCTCAAAACAGATCCTTGCCCTTATTGCAATTCTCAAAAAGGCGAACACGGAAATCTTAAAAAGGCATCTGGAGACATGCGTTAAGAGTGCAGCAAAGGGTGAAAATTTCGATGAGAAGATCAAAGAACTTGAATCAATCATCGAGTATCTCTCGAAAGGAAGGGATTAG
- a CDS encoding SHOCT domain-containing protein yields the protein MMHWFLFRAPFFGACGFFPGFGMFLMLLFWVLIVILIAFGVKEILHGFGHRDSHLYSHQHEDEALKILKQLYAEGKLTDEEFEKKKRHLLD from the coding sequence ATGATGCATTGGTTTTTGTTCAGAGCCCCATTCTTTGGAGCATGTGGTTTTTTCCCTGGCTTTGGAATGTTTCTTATGCTTTTGTTCTGGGTTCTAATAGTTATTCTAATCGCCTTTGGTGTTAAAGAAATTTTGCATGGATTTGGGCATCGCGATAGTCACCTATACTCCCACCAACATGAAGACGAAGCCTTAAAAATTCTCAAGCAACTTTATGCAGAAGGAAAATTAACTGACGAAGAGTTTGAAAAGAAAAAGAGACATCTGTTAGACTAA
- a CDS encoding putative hydrolase: MRNAKLRFTNERVDIAIENGVIKEIGKVYGTHKLEINVKGNLVTESFVNPHLHLCKYLHFSK, encoded by the coding sequence TTGAGGAATGCAAAGCTTAGATTTACAAATGAAAGAGTCGATATTGCAATTGAAAACGGGGTAATTAAAGAAATTGGAAAAGTTTATGGCACTCACAAGCTTGAGATCAACGTAAAAGGAAATCTCGTAACAGAATCGTTTGTTAATCCTCATTTGCATCTTTGTAAATATTTACACTTTTCAAAATAG
- a CDS encoding amidohydrolase family protein — protein MGKAMTAIELASRVKESYSLDWIFENVKVGLNLAKEYGVTHIRAFADVDSKAKLEGIKALLKAKEEFKGVVELQVVAFPQDGVERESEAYNLVREAVKMGADVVGGIPWIELTEKDEETHIDKMFEIALEFDKDISMLVDDAGDPTLKTLEKLAIKTLETGYMGRVLAHHARAMSMYPMQYLMKLIALLKKSGISIVTDPHTGPLHVPVKELLSSDILLSLGQDDILDAYYPYGRNNMLEVAFLASHILWMTTAADMEALYDMITKNPAKAMRINDYGIELGKTANLVVLNAPNVLEALRFYEKPLYVISHENFFKVMELFSN, from the coding sequence ATGGGAAAAGCAATGACTGCAATAGAACTTGCATCTCGTGTTAAGGAGAGCTATTCTCTGGACTGGATTTTTGAAAATGTGAAAGTTGGCCTAAACCTTGCAAAAGAGTATGGAGTAACCCATATAAGGGCATTCGCCGACGTGGATTCAAAAGCAAAACTTGAAGGAATCAAAGCACTTCTAAAAGCAAAAGAGGAGTTTAAAGGGGTTGTTGAGCTTCAAGTAGTTGCCTTTCCTCAAGATGGTGTGGAAAGGGAGTCCGAAGCTTACAATCTTGTAAGAGAAGCGGTAAAAATGGGTGCAGATGTTGTGGGTGGTATTCCGTGGATTGAATTAACCGAAAAAGACGAAGAAACACACATAGATAAAATGTTTGAGATTGCACTTGAATTTGATAAAGATATTTCGATGCTTGTGGACGATGCGGGGGACCCTACATTAAAAACGTTAGAAAAGCTTGCAATAAAAACTTTAGAAACTGGTTATATGGGGAGAGTTTTAGCGCATCATGCAAGGGCGATGTCAATGTATCCAATGCAGTATCTTATGAAATTGATTGCTCTCCTTAAAAAAAGTGGCATTTCAATTGTTACTGATCCCCATACAGGTCCGTTGCATGTGCCAGTAAAAGAACTTTTGTCAAGTGATATCCTTTTAAGCCTTGGACAGGATGATATATTAGATGCATACTATCCTTATGGAAGGAACAATATGCTTGAAGTTGCCTTCCTTGCGTCGCACATTTTATGGATGACAACGGCAGCGGATATGGAAGCACTTTATGATATGATTACCAAAAATCCTGCAAAAGCCATGCGTATAAATGATTATGGGATTGAGTTGGGTAAAACAGCAAATCTCGTAGTACTGAATGCTCCTAATGTACTTGAGGCATTAAGATTCTATGAAAAGCCACTTTATGTAATAAGTCACGAAAACTTCTTTAAAGTGATGGAACTTTTTTCAAATTAA
- a CDS encoding SIMPL domain-containing protein, with the protein MNKKLLVLFVVVAILTVVFIGGKTLPKGVATADSDPTNHTISVTGEGYVEVIPDIAYLNFGVFFEDLDPAKAMDGLATKASGIVDVLVKQGIAKEKIKTSVLNLSPIYSYNPQTGKSTLEGYRASENFIVETKILDAGKILSAIVKAGVNDIGGISFDASNKDNLKLQAIENAMKNARAKADASLKNTNYKVTGIKSISIESISYPQPVFKSFAAGATQANVPVEGGTLKVNVNVQVVFTFD; encoded by the coding sequence ATGAATAAAAAGTTATTAGTGTTATTTGTGGTAGTTGCAATTTTGACAGTTGTCTTTATTGGTGGAAAAACCCTTCCAAAAGGCGTTGCCACAGCGGATTCGGATCCTACAAATCATACGATTTCTGTAACAGGTGAGGGCTATGTAGAGGTTATTCCGGATATCGCATATCTAAATTTTGGAGTTTTCTTTGAGGATTTAGATCCAGCAAAGGCAATGGATGGACTTGCAACAAAGGCAAGCGGTATAGTCGATGTTCTTGTAAAGCAAGGCATTGCAAAGGAAAAAATCAAGACAAGTGTTCTTAATCTTTCTCCAATTTATTCCTACAATCCACAAACAGGGAAATCCACTTTGGAAGGCTATAGAGCATCTGAAAACTTCATCGTGGAAACAAAGATATTAGATGCAGGCAAAATCCTCAGTGCCATTGTAAAAGCAGGAGTTAACGATATTGGTGGTATTTCTTTTGATGCATCAAATAAAGATAATCTTAAACTTCAGGCAATTGAGAATGCGATGAAGAATGCACGCGCAAAGGCAGATGCGTCTTTGAAGAATACAAACTATAAAGTAACCGGTATTAAGTCTATTTCTATTGAGTCAATTAGTTATCCTCAACCTGTTTTCAAGTCATTTGCAGCAGGGGCAACTCAAGCAAATGTCCCCGTTGAAGGTGGAACTCTAAAAGTTAATGTGAATGTGCAAGTTGTGTTTACATTTGATTAA
- a CDS encoding DUF4388 domain-containing protein — MKGTLESFSLEEILQAVNQSKKFGRIDIQGAHGQYGIYINKDNIYHAFSPHYERGINAVLEAFIETKGTFEFKEMLNSKFITISKPFFDVITEGIALKEELASLNSEISDDTTFDLVQEANFENISLSGSDLKFLRDLGKGLPVSSVLKEENIDYITFLRKLKSFIDIKLVKIKKAGQ; from the coding sequence ATGAAAGGGACCCTTGAAAGTTTCTCTCTTGAAGAGATACTTCAGGCTGTAAATCAGTCAAAGAAATTTGGAAGAATTGACATTCAAGGTGCTCATGGTCAATACGGAATTTACATAAACAAGGACAACATATATCATGCATTTTCTCCTCATTACGAAAGAGGAATAAATGCTGTTTTAGAGGCTTTCATAGAGACGAAAGGCACCTTTGAGTTTAAGGAAATGTTAAATTCAAAGTTTATAACAATATCAAAGCCATTTTTTGATGTGATCACTGAGGGTATTGCTTTAAAAGAAGAATTAGCAAGTCTAAATAGCGAGATCTCTGATGATACAACATTTGACTTAGTTCAGGAAGCAAATTTTGAGAATATTTCACTCTCAGGATCCGACTTAAAATTCTTGAGAGACCTTGGCAAAGGTTTACCGGTATCTTCAGTACTCAAGGAAGAAAATATCGACTACATAACTTTTTTAAGAAAGTTAAAGTCGTTTATTGATATAAAGCTTGTTAAAATTAAAAAGGCTGGGCAATAA
- the nrdD gene encoding anaerobic ribonucleoside-triphosphate reductase encodes MAEKVLNEGDLILEDGTVIPKEMRTRCEIWSRPVGYLRPVQHWNNGKREEFRERKRFKVEDSK; translated from the coding sequence ATGGCAGAGAAAGTACTAAATGAAGGTGACCTTATCCTTGAAGACGGCACTGTTATCCCTAAAGAAATGAGGACTCGTTGCGAAATCTGGTCAAGGCCAGTTGGTTATCTTAGGCCTGTTCAGCACTGGAACAACGGAAAAAGGGAAGAATTTAGGGAAAGAAAAAGGTTTAAGGTAGAGGATTCTAAATAA
- a CDS encoding 5'-nucleotidase C-terminal domain-containing protein, protein MKKLLSFLVVVMLLIAFIPVLPKQPIANATTYGNVDVDVLVERGVIQGFPDGQLHLERTLTRAEFAKMIVRAFPYDFIPWFNLPKYSFKDTPKDFWASPYIETLAKAKVFMGYPDGTFKPNSPITLDEAVLVLSRALQITNPQAEDVISSFKDVSMLLPEAKDFVNYFVKMGFYKPTGDTLGAGKPITRETFVHMLASSRFPVITILHTNDFHMYLLGSTDKDKKPIGGSARIYTVVKEERAYNPDRTLLVDAGDAIGGGPPIGAFFYGKDVIEVYNAMGYNYATFGNHEFDWGKDLLAQRVSEAKYTYLCANIIDTKTNSTFMSKPYEIKPFGFVKLGLFGLDNPQLPILVNPNGIQGLEILDPVKTATNVVSTLKDNSNFVVLLSHLGYTATDYYTGDIGDVQLAKQVNGINLIIGGHSHTVLDKPTVVNGTYIVQTGSYGNNLGEVKLYFEAKANSVRLSKIDYKLIPINANVKEDETILSIIKPYNDEVTKKMSEVIGEALVDLDGSRPNIRIKETNLGDFIADWMREISGADIAITNGGGIRASIPKGPISVGTVYTVLPFDNLIVLLELKGSDIIAALENGYSQVEATAGRFAQISGIRVKVDLSKKPGSRVVEVKLANGTPLDPNKVYKVATNDFMAAGGDGYTVLKNALSIKIVTGNYMRDDLVNYIKSNPKVFKEVDGRITFVTP, encoded by the coding sequence ATGAAAAAGCTTTTATCATTTTTGGTTGTAGTTATGTTGCTAATCGCATTTATTCCCGTTTTACCAAAGCAACCTATTGCAAATGCTACAACCTATGGAAATGTAGACGTGGATGTACTTGTTGAACGTGGGGTTATACAGGGCTTTCCCGATGGTCAACTTCATCTGGAGAGGACGCTTACCAGAGCAGAGTTTGCAAAAATGATCGTTAGGGCTTTTCCCTATGACTTTATCCCATGGTTTAATCTTCCAAAGTATTCTTTTAAGGACACACCAAAGGATTTTTGGGCGTCTCCTTACATTGAAACACTTGCAAAGGCAAAGGTATTTATGGGATATCCAGACGGCACATTCAAGCCCAATAGTCCTATCACACTTGATGAAGCAGTTTTAGTGCTCTCCAGGGCGCTACAAATTACAAATCCGCAAGCCGAAGATGTGATTTCGAGTTTCAAAGATGTATCAATGCTTTTACCTGAAGCAAAAGATTTTGTAAATTACTTTGTAAAAATGGGATTTTACAAACCCACTGGTGATACTCTTGGTGCAGGAAAACCAATAACAAGGGAAACTTTTGTCCACATGCTCGCATCCTCGCGATTCCCAGTTATCACAATTCTTCACACAAATGACTTCCATATGTATTTACTTGGTTCTACCGATAAAGATAAAAAACCAATTGGTGGAAGTGCAAGAATTTATACAGTCGTAAAAGAAGAAAGAGCATACAACCCTGATAGAACTCTTCTTGTTGATGCAGGAGACGCAATTGGTGGTGGTCCCCCAATTGGTGCATTCTTCTATGGAAAAGACGTCATTGAAGTTTACAATGCAATGGGTTATAACTATGCAACATTTGGGAACCATGAGTTTGATTGGGGAAAGGATCTTCTTGCGCAAAGAGTGTCTGAGGCAAAATACACATATCTATGCGCAAATATTATCGACACAAAGACAAACTCTACATTTATGAGTAAACCATACGAAATTAAACCGTTTGGTTTTGTAAAACTTGGTCTTTTTGGGCTTGATAATCCTCAACTTCCAATACTTGTAAATCCGAATGGAATTCAAGGGCTTGAAATTCTTGACCCTGTAAAAACTGCAACAAATGTTGTCTCAACATTAAAAGATAATTCGAACTTTGTAGTACTTCTTTCTCACCTTGGCTATACTGCAACAGACTACTACACTGGAGATATCGGAGATGTCCAACTTGCAAAACAAGTTAACGGTATAAACCTTATTATTGGCGGACATTCGCATACAGTACTTGATAAGCCAACAGTCGTTAATGGAACGTATATTGTTCAAACGGGCTCATATGGAAATAATCTTGGTGAAGTAAAACTCTACTTTGAGGCAAAGGCAAATTCTGTAAGACTTTCAAAGATTGACTACAAACTGATACCGATTAATGCCAACGTTAAAGAGGACGAGACAATTCTATCAATTATTAAGCCCTACAATGATGAAGTAACAAAGAAAATGTCAGAAGTTATTGGCGAAGCACTTGTTGATCTTGATGGTTCAAGACCTAATATAAGAATTAAAGAAACAAACCTTGGCGATTTTATTGCAGATTGGATGAGAGAAATTTCAGGTGCTGATATTGCAATTACAAACGGTGGAGGTATTAGGGCATCTATTCCAAAAGGACCTATAAGTGTTGGAACAGTGTATACAGTTCTTCCATTTGATAATCTTATTGTCCTCCTGGAGTTGAAGGGCTCTGATATAATTGCAGCACTTGAAAACGGATACTCACAGGTTGAGGCTACTGCTGGAAGATTTGCACAAATTTCGGGAATTAGGGTTAAAGTAGACCTTTCCAAAAAACCTGGAAGTAGAGTTGTTGAAGTAAAACTTGCAAACGGCACACCTCTTGATCCCAACAAGGTTTACAAAGTTGCAACAAATGACTTCATGGCAGCAGGTGGCGATGGCTATACTGTGTTGAAGAATGCACTTTCAATCAAGATAGTTACTGGAAACTACATGAGAGATGACCTTGTAAATTATATTAAGTCAAATCCAAAAGTCTTTAAAGAAGTTGACGGAAGAATAACCTTTGTAACTCCTTAA
- the thyX gene encoding FAD-dependent thymidylate synthase, with amino-acid sequence MLEGSVLITLINFTPNPELTVAIAMRQSRNLGSVKDLNLKEEDIIHLINLALQLGHYSVFEHISFTFAIEGISRSCSHQFVRHRFFSFTQQSQRYVKYENPVFIFPPSVKNNLEALEVFEKTLKTIEESYKKLLSLKIPEEDARFILPNATETKIVATANARELMHFFKLRLDPHAQWEIRKMAQEMFNLVSVVAPHIFNEENLKYFE; translated from the coding sequence GTGCTCGAAGGTAGTGTATTAATTACTCTTATAAACTTTACACCTAATCCAGAACTCACTGTTGCAATTGCTATGAGACAATCACGTAATCTCGGTAGTGTTAAAGATTTGAACCTTAAAGAGGAAGATATAATTCACCTTATAAACCTTGCACTTCAACTCGGGCATTATTCTGTTTTTGAGCATATAAGTTTTACATTTGCAATTGAAGGTATTTCACGATCTTGCTCGCATCAATTTGTAAGACACAGATTTTTTTCATTCACACAACAATCTCAAAGATATGTAAAATATGAAAACCCAGTGTTTATATTTCCTCCATCAGTCAAGAATAATCTTGAGGCACTTGAGGTATTCGAAAAAACATTAAAAACAATAGAAGAATCTTACAAAAAACTTCTTTCCTTAAAAATTCCAGAAGAAGATGCAAGATTTATTTTACCTAATGCAACAGAAACTAAAATAGTTGCAACAGCAAATGCAAGAGAATTAATGCACTTTTTTAAACTTCGTCTTGACCCACATGCTCAGTGGGAGATAAGGAAAATGGCGCAAGAAATGTTTAACCTTGTAAGTGTCGTTGCACCTCATATTTTTAACGAAGAAAACTTAAAATATTTTGAGTAG